A window of Salmo trutta chromosome 31, fSalTru1.1, whole genome shotgun sequence contains these coding sequences:
- the LOC115170085 gene encoding regulator of G-protein signaling 5 codes for MCRGLESLPTTCLERAKELKALFGSFLQKPDLSVIGHSHKTDKLRLNKSEPLKWKESFDNLLSNQNGLCLFRAFLVSEFSEENIAFYLACEDYRIIKTSSKLSATAKKIYEEFVCSDAPREVNLDHETKAITKKNLEHPSQSCFNLAQEKIYALMEKDCYPRFLKSTTYLEISRQVKSG; via the exons ATGTGCAGAGGACTGGAATCACTGCCTACCACATGTCTGGAGAG GGCAAAGGAACTCAAAGCTCTCTTTGGAAGTTTTCTACAGAAGCCAGATCTGAGCGTCATCGGTCACTCACACAAGACTGACAAACTAAG GTTAAATAAGAGCGAGCCATTAAAATGGAAGGAGTCCTTTGACAACCTGCTGTCCAACCAAA ATGGACTGTGCTTGTTCCGTGCTTTCCTGGTGTCGGAGTTTAGCGAGGAGAACATAGCTTTCTACCTGGCCTGTGAAGACTACAGGATAATCAAGACCTCTTCAAAGCTATCAGCTACAGCTAAGAAGATCTATGAGGAGTTTGTCTGCAGTGACGCACCAAGAGAG GTCAACCTCGACCATGAGACCAAAGCCATCACCAAGAAGAATCTGGAACACCCCAGCCAGTCCTGTTTCAATCTGGCCCAGGAGAAGATCTACGCCCTGATGGAGAAAGACTGCTACCCTCGCTTTCTCAAGTCCACCACCTACCTGGAGATCAGTCGGCAGGTCAAATCCGGTTAA
- the LOC115170086 gene encoding regulator of G-protein signaling 5, with protein MCKGFAVLQQTCLERAKHIKVKFGTLLQRPDHEHTENVIPFQKKPENVIPLPKKPERCLETPPKYDRPSRAEASQWGKALDNVLTNSYGLATFRGFLRSEFSEENIEFWVACEDYKRTRETSKMAAKAKRIYKEFIQTGAQWEVNIDHITKDVTVRNLGRLTPMTFDLAQRQVFALMEKDSYRRFLKSNQYQEIIK; from the exons ATGTGTAAAGGGTTTGCAGTCTTACAGCAAACATGTCTTGAGAG GGCTAAACATATCAAGGTGAAGTTTGGTACCCTGCTCCAGAGGCCAGACCATGAACACACTGAGAATGTCATCCCCTTTCAGAAGAAACCTGAGAATGTCATCCCTCTTCCAAAGAAACCTGAGAGATGTCTGGAGACGCCTCCGAAGTATGACAG ACCATCAAGAGCGGAAGCATCGCAGTGGGGGAAGGCCCTGGACAATGTACTGACCAACAGCT ATGGCCTGGCTACTTTCAGGGGCTTCCTGAGGTCAGAGTTCAGCGAGGAGAACATTGAGTTCTGGGTAGCCTGTGAGGACTACAAGAGGACCAGAGAAACAAGCAAAATGGCTGCCAAGGCTAAGAGGATTTATAAGGAGTTTATACAGACCGGAGCCCAGTGGGAG GTGAACATTGACCACATCACCAAGGACGTAACAGTAAGGAACTTGGGCCGACTGACTCCTATGACCTTTGACCTAGCCCAGAGACAGGTCTTTGCCCTCATGGAGAAAGATTCATACAGGAGGTTCCTCAAATCCAACCAATACCAGGAGATTATAAAGTAG